A portion of the Polaribacter cellanae genome contains these proteins:
- a CDS encoding tetratricopeptide repeat protein produces MKITSRNINNKEKRATCLKFVLFSLLFILFSTNIYSQDSIPAAKDLTEEKELLFQQSFFEALSQKSIGNYQKAIENLENCNQILPNNLTVFFEFSKNYLRLNNTLLAKEYIHRALAQEPENVWMLKQLVKIEVRERNFPEAIKTQQKVIAKYPREREYLVRLYLQNRDYKSAVSLLNNLEKEEVLSANLKKLKASLEKRKEAPKPKKIDANIEDLISRFKTDKSYKILEEILNKSKDNLKRLLKFSEEGIALFPAQPFVYLINGKALNSKKDFKNAVETLQNGIDFVIEDDMEADFYKELSISYKGLGNKKDERKFLEKYKKLKGI; encoded by the coding sequence ATGAAAATAACAAGTAGAAATATAAACAACAAAGAAAAGAGAGCCACTTGTTTAAAGTTTGTTCTCTTTTCTTTGTTGTTTATTCTTTTCTCTACGAACATCTATTCGCAAGACAGCATTCCTGCAGCAAAAGATTTAACAGAAGAAAAAGAGTTGCTTTTTCAACAATCGTTTTTCGAAGCACTTTCCCAAAAATCTATTGGAAATTATCAAAAAGCAATAGAAAATTTAGAGAATTGTAACCAGATTTTACCTAACAATTTAACGGTTTTTTTCGAGTTTTCTAAAAATTATTTGCGCTTAAACAATACGCTTTTAGCGAAAGAATACATCCATAGAGCTTTGGCACAAGAACCAGAAAATGTTTGGATGCTAAAACAATTGGTAAAAATAGAAGTTCGAGAAAGAAATTTCCCAGAAGCCATAAAAACACAACAAAAAGTAATCGCCAAATACCCTAGAGAAAGAGAATATTTAGTGCGTTTGTATCTGCAAAATAGAGATTATAAAAGTGCGGTTTCTTTATTAAATAATTTAGAAAAAGAAGAGGTACTTTCTGCAAATTTAAAAAAATTAAAAGCAAGTTTAGAAAAAAGAAAGGAGGCACCAAAACCTAAAAAAATAGATGCCAATATCGAAGATTTAATTTCGAGGTTTAAAACGGATAAGTCTTATAAAATTTTAGAAGAAATTTTAAACAAATCGAAAGATAATCTAAAGCGTCTTTTAAAATTTAGCGAAGAAGGTATTGCGCTTTTTCCTGCACAACCTTTTGTGTATTTGATAAATGGAAAAGCATTAAATAGTAAAAAAGATTTTAAAAACGCTGTAGAAACTTTGCAAAATGGTATCGATTTTGTTATTGAAGACGATATGGAAGCAGATTTCTACAAAGAATTATCTATTTCTTATAAAGGTTTGGGAAACAAAAAAGACGAGCGAAAGTTCTTAGAAAAGTATAAAAAGTTAAAAGGAATATGA
- a CDS encoding GEVED domain-containing protein produces MKKSYLSKLLAIGVFFAFTFALQAQKKSDIEKIRKKYNLSKLKQIKKTFQEEILTEKQKAIRIAEQKGWEVFTQKPDGEPGFMELQKVVDGHPIYFATYNVDAARSTRTNHLNTGGSLGLNLLGQNMTAYVWDGGAVQLTHQDFDGAGGNNRVSILDNEAKRNSNTFHAQHVTGTIVGSGEFQANSKGMAPHANAITADWNNDVAEATDAAANGMLISNHSYGPRGDLIPDYYFGAYIVDSRRWDALMFNAPNYLMVVAAGNDGDQDAYNASPLEGNSSYDKLTGHSTSKNNLVVANAQDANVDADGNLIQVLINSSSSEGPTDDLRIKPDITGNGTNVYSAFDFESFKQNRGAPDFSDGNTDDDYYSISGTSMASPNVAGTLLLLQQHNNNTHGSFMKAATLKGLALHTADDAGANGPDAIFGWGLLNAKKAAEAITQKGNQSKIEELTLAQGQTYTITVDSDGVNPLLASISWTDRPGTATTATNSPLAVLVNDLDIRVSKNGTTSTPWRLTGVTTNGRGDNNKDPYERVDIANASGTYTITVTHKGNLTGGSQNYSLIVTGLSGVPVVCNATTPSNLTVDEFDSSTATVSWNSVAGTSYDFRYRKVGSSSWTTSSVATATTSLSNLSPQTSYEVQVRSKCPNNTTSAYSASVNFTTTEVQLNYCSSNGNSVSDEYISKVVLGSINNTSGASSGGYADYTSQSTNITKGASTTITITPTWPGTNYNEGYAVFIDYNKDGDFADNGETVWTKTASKTTPVSGSFSIPASAITGTTRMRVVMQYNTVPSSCGTFNYGETEDYTVNITNGVSDTQAPTAPTGLSASNITQTTATLSWTASTDNVAVTKYEIFNNNTSVGTVTGTSANITGLTANTSYTYTVKAKDEAENTSTPSNSVTFTTLGVALNYCSSKGNRATYEWIDNIELGGMKNATSANAGYGDFTSKIATLAQGSSNTMVVSAGFSSTAYTEHWAVWIDFNQNGTFDSNEKVVSGSSSSSNNLTATVAVPSNALLGQTRMRVSMKYNSAQTACETFSDGEVEDYTVNITQNTPNNYTIYTDSTKGEVLGSEISSSLEIFPNPTTNFVQVKFGRSKNLSFKIINTIGQVIKAGKLQKRTIDVSTLKRGIYLLEVNDGQKSVKNKLIKK; encoded by the coding sequence ATGAAAAAAAGTTACTTAAGTAAACTTCTTGCAATAGGAGTATTTTTCGCTTTTACATTTGCCTTACAAGCACAGAAGAAAAGCGATATTGAAAAAATTCGTAAGAAATACAATTTATCTAAACTTAAACAAATTAAAAAAACATTTCAAGAAGAAATTTTAACCGAAAAACAAAAAGCTATAAGAATTGCAGAACAAAAAGGCTGGGAAGTATTTACCCAAAAACCAGATGGCGAACCTGGTTTTATGGAACTTCAAAAAGTTGTAGATGGCCATCCTATTTATTTTGCTACTTACAATGTAGATGCAGCAAGATCTACTAGAACAAACCACTTAAATACTGGAGGTTCTTTAGGACTAAATTTATTGGGACAAAATATGACTGCCTATGTTTGGGATGGTGGAGCTGTACAATTAACACATCAAGATTTCGACGGAGCAGGAGGAAACAATAGAGTTTCTATTCTTGACAACGAGGCTAAAAGAAATTCTAATACCTTTCATGCGCAACATGTTACAGGAACCATTGTTGGTTCTGGAGAATTTCAAGCCAACTCTAAAGGTATGGCGCCTCACGCAAACGCTATTACTGCAGATTGGAATAATGATGTTGCAGAAGCTACAGATGCAGCAGCTAATGGTATGTTAATATCTAACCATTCGTATGGTCCTAGAGGAGATTTAATTCCAGACTATTATTTTGGAGCATATATTGTAGATTCACGTAGATGGGATGCGTTAATGTTTAACGCACCAAACTATCTAATGGTTGTTGCTGCTGGTAATGATGGTGATCAAGATGCCTACAATGCAAGCCCATTAGAAGGTAACAGCTCTTACGACAAATTAACAGGCCACTCTACTTCAAAAAACAACTTAGTAGTTGCTAATGCACAAGACGCTAATGTAGATGCTGATGGGAACTTAATTCAGGTATTAATTAACTCTTCAAGTAGTGAAGGACCAACAGACGATTTACGTATAAAACCAGATATTACAGGTAATGGTACAAACGTATATTCTGCATTTGACTTTGAGAGCTTCAAACAAAATCGTGGAGCACCAGATTTTTCTGACGGAAATACAGATGATGATTATTATAGTATTTCTGGTACATCTATGGCGTCTCCAAATGTAGCTGGTACATTATTATTATTACAGCAACACAACAATAACACTCATGGTTCTTTTATGAAAGCTGCAACTTTAAAAGGCTTGGCTTTACATACTGCAGATGATGCAGGAGCAAATGGACCTGATGCAATTTTCGGTTGGGGATTGTTAAATGCTAAAAAAGCCGCAGAAGCAATTACTCAAAAAGGAAATCAATCTAAAATCGAAGAATTAACATTAGCACAAGGTCAAACCTACACAATTACTGTCGATTCTGACGGAGTTAACCCACTGCTAGCTTCAATATCTTGGACAGATAGACCAGGTACAGCTACCACAGCAACAAACTCTCCATTAGCAGTTTTAGTAAACGACTTAGATATTAGAGTATCTAAAAATGGTACGACATCTACACCTTGGAGGTTAACAGGAGTTACAACTAATGGAAGAGGAGACAATAACAAAGACCCTTATGAAAGAGTTGATATAGCAAATGCTTCTGGAACCTATACAATTACTGTAACCCACAAAGGCAATTTAACTGGTGGAAGCCAAAATTATTCTTTAATAGTAACTGGTTTAAGCGGAGTTCCTGTAGTTTGTAATGCTACAACCCCTTCTAATCTTACTGTTGATGAATTTGACTCTTCTACAGCTACTGTTTCGTGGAATTCTGTTGCAGGAACTTCTTATGATTTTAGATATCGTAAAGTAGGTAGCTCTTCTTGGACAACTTCATCTGTTGCAACAGCTACAACTTCTTTATCAAATTTATCTCCTCAAACTTCTTACGAAGTACAAGTAAGAAGCAAATGTCCTAACAACACTACATCTGCATACAGTGCATCAGTAAATTTTACAACTACAGAAGTTCAATTAAATTACTGTAGCTCTAATGGAAATAGTGTTTCTGATGAATATATTAGTAAGGTAGTTTTAGGTAGTATTAACAATACAAGTGGAGCATCATCTGGCGGATATGCAGATTACACATCTCAATCTACAAATATTACCAAAGGTGCTTCAACTACAATTACAATTACACCAACTTGGCCTGGCACAAATTATAACGAAGGATATGCAGTTTTTATTGACTATAATAAAGATGGTGATTTTGCTGATAATGGTGAAACAGTTTGGACAAAAACAGCTTCTAAAACTACGCCTGTTAGTGGTTCTTTTTCTATACCAGCCTCTGCAATAACAGGTACAACAAGAATGCGTGTGGTTATGCAATACAATACTGTACCTTCTTCTTGCGGAACTTTTAATTATGGAGAAACAGAAGATTATACTGTAAATATTACGAATGGTGTTTCAGATACACAAGCACCTACTGCACCCACAGGTTTATCTGCCTCTAACATAACACAAACTACAGCAACTTTATCTTGGACTGCTTCTACAGACAATGTAGCAGTAACAAAGTATGAGATATTTAACAATAATACCAGCGTAGGAACCGTAACAGGAACCTCTGCCAATATTACTGGATTAACAGCAAATACATCTTACACATACACTGTTAAAGCTAAAGATGAAGCAGAAAATACATCTACACCAAGTAACAGTGTAACATTTACAACCTTAGGTGTTGCGCTTAATTATTGTTCCTCTAAAGGAAATAGAGCAACTTACGAATGGATTGATAATATAGAGTTAGGTGGAATGAAAAATGCCACTAGTGCAAATGCTGGTTATGGAGATTTTACCTCTAAAATAGCTACCTTAGCACAAGGAAGTTCAAATACTATGGTTGTAAGCGCAGGGTTTTCAAGCACAGCCTATACAGAACATTGGGCTGTTTGGATTGACTTTAACCAAAATGGAACTTTTGATAGCAACGAAAAAGTAGTTTCAGGATCTTCATCTAGTTCAAACAATTTAACAGCTACTGTTGCTGTGCCTTCTAATGCATTATTAGGACAAACAAGAATGCGTGTTTCTATGAAATACAATAGCGCACAAACAGCTTGCGAAACATTTTCTGATGGTGAAGTAGAAGACTACACTGTTAATATTACCCAAAATACTCCTAACAACTATACAATTTACACAGATAGTACGAAGGGTGAAGTATTAGGTAGCGAAATTTCTTCAAGTTTAGAAATATTCCCTAACCCAACGACTAATTTTGTTCAAGTTAAATTTGGTAGAAGTAAAAACTTATCATTTAAAATTATAAATACTATTGGTCAAGTAATAAAGGCAGGAAAATTACAAAAACGCACCATAGATGTTTCTACTTTAAAAAGAGGTATTTATTTGTTAGAAGTTAACGACGGTCAAAAATCTGTGAAAAATAAATTAATTAAAAAATAA
- a CDS encoding DUF4292 domain-containing protein: protein MKILKYLLICVLVLASCKTKKYTMGTAVIAKEMAAKKVAKKHIANNFDKKTINAKFKVNFNNGKINQSISVYMKIEKDKVIWLKGTKFISVFKAKITPTSVQFYSPLKKQYFDGDFTMLEKLLGTQINFKQLQNLFLGQAILNLKEEKLEVNIVNNSYVLNPEVQSILFDAFFNIHPGHFKLNSQSIVNSAKEQRLDILYPSYTVVDEVVFPQEIKIKAKDKKKFTQIDFELKSVEFNTVINTSFSIPNGYKRIEL, encoded by the coding sequence ATGAAAATTTTAAAATATTTATTAATTTGTGTACTCGTTCTTGCTTCATGTAAAACAAAAAAATATACTATGGGAACTGCAGTTATAGCCAAGGAAATGGCTGCAAAAAAAGTAGCAAAAAAACACATTGCTAATAATTTCGATAAAAAAACCATCAACGCAAAATTCAAAGTAAACTTTAATAATGGAAAAATAAACCAAAGTATTTCTGTATATATGAAGATAGAGAAAGACAAGGTAATTTGGTTGAAAGGAACCAAGTTTATTTCTGTTTTTAAAGCGAAAATAACACCAACATCTGTTCAGTTTTATTCTCCTTTAAAAAAGCAATATTTCGATGGCGATTTTACAATGTTAGAAAAATTATTAGGAACACAAATTAACTTTAAGCAGCTTCAAAATTTATTTTTAGGTCAGGCTATTTTAAATTTAAAAGAAGAAAAGCTAGAAGTTAATATTGTAAATAATTCTTATGTTTTAAACCCAGAAGTACAATCTATTTTATTTGATGCTTTTTTTAATATCCATCCAGGACATTTTAAACTAAATAGCCAGTCTATTGTAAATTCGGCAAAAGAACAACGTTTAGATATTTTATATCCTTCTTATACAGTTGTAGATGAGGTTGTTTTTCCACAAGAAATAAAAATTAAAGCAAAAGATAAAAAGAAATTTACACAAATAGATTTCGAGTTAAAATCTGTAGAATTTAACACAGTAATAAACACTTCTTTTTCAATACCAAATGGTTATAAACGTATAGAGTTATAG
- a CDS encoding sugar phosphate nucleotidyltransferase, translating to MKIIVPMAGIGSRLRPHTLTVPKPLTVIAGKPIVQRLVEDISSVIDEKIDEIAFIIGPAKKGFPAETEQNLLTIAKELGAKGAVYVQEEALGTAHALYCAKDSLSGPCVVAYADTLFKANFTLDANADGAIWVKKVEDPSAFGVVKLEDGFITDFIEKPKEFVSDLAIIGIYYFKDGDKVREEIQYLIDNDLRENNEYQLTNVLETLKQDGAKFIPGTVDAWMDCGKKDPTVDTNKQVLDFEQEAGNNLVSEDVILENSKIIQPCYIGKNVVLKDSKIGPHVSIGDNGIVLNSIISNSLIQTNVAISNANLNKAMIGHHAKYNGRYTSVSIGDYTELI from the coding sequence ATGAAGATAATTGTGCCAATGGCAGGAATTGGTTCTCGTTTGAGACCTCATACATTAACAGTACCAAAACCATTAACCGTAATTGCAGGAAAACCAATTGTACAACGTTTGGTAGAAGATATTTCTTCTGTAATAGATGAAAAAATAGATGAAATTGCATTTATAATTGGGCCAGCCAAAAAAGGATTTCCAGCAGAAACAGAGCAAAATTTATTAACTATAGCCAAAGAATTAGGAGCAAAAGGGGCTGTTTATGTACAAGAGGAAGCCTTAGGAACTGCACACGCTTTGTATTGTGCAAAAGATTCTTTATCTGGACCTTGTGTTGTGGCTTATGCAGATACTTTGTTTAAGGCAAACTTTACTTTAGATGCAAATGCAGATGGAGCAATTTGGGTGAAAAAAGTGGAAGATCCAAGTGCATTTGGAGTTGTAAAATTAGAAGATGGTTTTATTACGGATTTTATAGAAAAACCAAAAGAATTTGTTTCAGACTTAGCAATTATAGGTATTTATTACTTTAAAGATGGAGATAAAGTAAGAGAAGAAATTCAATATTTAATCGACAACGATTTAAGGGAAAATAACGAATATCAATTAACCAATGTTTTAGAAACTTTAAAACAAGATGGTGCAAAATTTATTCCTGGAACTGTAGATGCTTGGATGGATTGTGGTAAAAAAGATCCAACAGTAGATACCAATAAACAAGTTTTAGATTTCGAGCAAGAAGCAGGTAATAATTTAGTTTCCGAAGACGTTATATTAGAGAATTCGAAAATTATACAGCCTTGTTATATTGGTAAAAATGTTGTCTTAAAAGACAGTAAAATAGGACCTCATGTTTCTATTGGCGATAATGGAATTGTGTTAAATTCTATCATTTCAAATTCGTTAATACAAACGAACGTAGCAATTTCTAATGCAAATTTAAACAAGGCTATGATTGGGCATCATGCAAAATATAATGGTAGATATACTTCTGTTAGTATTGGAGATTACACAGAATTAATTTAA
- a CDS encoding murein hydrolase activator EnvC family protein, with protein MIRGNFHIAFFVFFLSCLSVFGQTRKELEQQRKKLKKEIQQVNRLLFTEQKKEKNALENLKDINQKIQVRLKLINTINLESKLLSNEIKKNQKELDKLEKQLTDLKKDYGDMIFKSYKSKSQQSRAMFLLSSQNFYQAYKRLEYMKQYVSFRKKQGEAIVEQTNVVKKMNDSLLIQKQIKDTLILAEKEQKNIIELDKKSQQKLISNIKKKENKYKRDLRKKIAEDKKVAAKINKIIRDEIAKANKKVKNKPKSSKKNEFILSPESKALAAKFELNKGKLPWPVKEGIITRKFGRQPHPTFPGITINGTGLHIATKNGNNAEAIFGGEVMNILVSSEGRKNVLIRHGNYISSYNNLSKLYVKKGDAVVVGQNIGKIFTNKVSGKTNLIFAIYKNTVPLNPASWILKR; from the coding sequence GTGATAAGGGGAAATTTTCATATCGCATTTTTTGTATTCTTTTTAAGTTGTCTATCTGTTTTTGGACAAACAAGAAAAGAGTTAGAACAACAACGCAAAAAACTAAAAAAAGAAATTCAGCAAGTAAACCGTTTGTTATTTACAGAGCAGAAAAAAGAGAAAAATGCTTTAGAGAACCTAAAAGATATCAACCAGAAAATACAAGTTCGATTAAAATTAATAAATACCATTAATTTAGAATCGAAATTATTGTCTAACGAGATTAAAAAAAATCAAAAAGAATTAGATAAACTAGAAAAGCAACTTACCGATTTAAAAAAAGATTATGGAGATATGATTTTTAAATCCTATAAAAGCAAATCGCAACAAAGTAGGGCGATGTTTTTGTTATCTTCACAAAATTTTTATCAAGCTTACAAACGTTTGGAATATATGAAACAATACGTCTCTTTTAGAAAAAAGCAAGGAGAGGCCATTGTAGAACAAACAAATGTCGTTAAAAAGATGAACGATTCTTTATTAATACAAAAGCAGATAAAAGATACTTTAATACTGGCAGAAAAAGAGCAAAAAAATATTATTGAATTAGATAAAAAGAGTCAACAAAAACTAATATCTAACATTAAAAAGAAGGAAAATAAGTACAAGCGAGACTTAAGAAAGAAAATTGCTGAAGATAAAAAAGTGGCTGCAAAGATTAATAAAATTATTAGAGACGAAATTGCAAAAGCAAATAAAAAAGTAAAAAATAAACCAAAATCTTCCAAGAAAAACGAGTTTATATTAAGTCCGGAATCGAAAGCATTAGCCGCAAAATTCGAATTGAATAAAGGAAAATTACCTTGGCCAGTAAAAGAAGGAATAATTACCAGAAAATTTGGTCGACAACCACACCCAACTTTCCCAGGAATTACAATTAATGGAACAGGTTTGCATATCGCCACAAAAAACGGCAACAATGCAGAAGCCATTTTCGGAGGAGAGGTTATGAATATTTTAGTTTCTTCAGAAGGAAGAAAAAATGTATTAATAAGGCATGGTAATTACATATCTTCTTACAATAATTTAAGTAAGTTATACGTAAAAAAGGGAGATGCAGTTGTTGTAGGGCAAAATATTGGTAAAATATTTACCAACAAAGTATCAGGAAAAACAAACCTTATTTTTGCAATTTATAAAAATACGGTTCCTTTAAACCCTGCTTCTTGGATTTTAAAAAGGTAA